In the genome of Rhodospirillales bacterium, one region contains:
- the dndB gene encoding DNA sulfur modification protein DndB has protein sequence MSTEFEYVFPAIRGIQAGREYYASMCPLRLIPKLFLFDEDELVPELRAQRHLNKARVPEMSRYITENDDNYVFSAITASIDGDVEFEELSTAGGASRNGRLHIPMEARFIINDGQHRRAAIEMALHQRPELGEETIAVVFFHDAGLQRCQQMFADLNRYAIRPSTSLSLLYDYRDATANLAKDLIARSPVFKDVVEMEKTTLSKRSRRLFTLSAIYHATGEFLKNLDIAEPETTADLALQFWEAVAGHMTEWEYVRSGRITSGEVRSDYVHTNGVVLQALARAGNALFRQYPERWLAEIAKIADIDWRRANSELWEGRVLLGGRVQKSQQNVTLTTNAIKCQLGLPLSPEEQRVEDAFRRRDLDAET, from the coding sequence ATGAGTACTGAGTTCGAGTACGTATTTCCCGCGATTCGCGGAATTCAGGCAGGGCGAGAGTACTACGCCTCTATGTGCCCGCTGCGGCTCATACCTAAGCTCTTCCTCTTTGACGAGGACGAACTGGTCCCGGAACTCCGGGCACAACGGCATCTCAACAAGGCACGCGTTCCCGAAATGTCGCGCTACATCACCGAGAACGACGACAACTACGTCTTTTCCGCAATCACGGCGTCTATTGACGGTGATGTGGAGTTTGAGGAGCTGTCAACGGCCGGGGGAGCGAGCCGCAATGGGCGGCTGCACATACCGATGGAAGCCAGGTTCATCATCAATGACGGCCAGCACAGGAGAGCGGCTATCGAGATGGCGCTCCACCAGCGACCGGAATTGGGTGAGGAAACGATTGCGGTCGTCTTCTTCCATGACGCCGGGCTTCAACGCTGCCAACAAATGTTTGCAGACCTCAACCGGTACGCGATCCGTCCCTCCACGTCCCTCAGCCTCCTGTACGACTACCGCGACGCTACCGCGAATCTTGCCAAGGATCTGATCGCAAGGTCACCGGTATTCAAGGATGTCGTGGAAATGGAAAAGACCACGCTGTCGAAGCGTTCACGACGCCTGTTCACACTCAGTGCGATCTATCACGCCACGGGGGAATTCCTCAAGAATCTGGACATCGCCGAACCTGAGACGACGGCGGACCTGGCCCTCCAGTTCTGGGAGGCGGTCGCCGGCCACATGACCGAATGGGAGTACGTCAGGTCAGGTCGGATCACTTCCGGGGAGGTCCGGTCCGATTACGTTCACACGAACGGCGTCGTGCTCCAGGCACTCGCCCGGGCGGGAAACGCTCTGTTCCGACAGTATCCGGAACGCTGGCTAGCGGAGATAGCGAAGATTGCCGACATTGACTGGCGCCGGGCCAACAGCGAACTGTGGGAAGGCCGCGTCTTGCTTGGTGGTCGCGTGCAGAAATCGCAACAGAATGTCACGCTGACAACCAACGCAATCAAGTGCCAACTAGGGCTGCCGCTCTCGCCCGAGGAGCAACGGGTTGAAGACGCCTTCCGGCGGCGCGATCTCGATGCCGAGACCTAA
- a CDS encoding peptidase S24, translating into MERDPVRETVRHLLRQNGIAMREASLAMGRNASYLQQFLTRGSPATLRRRDREVLAGLLGCAPSDLWPAEPAGPEVPAGGMPAVPAGAPLADIPEIEVAAAAGGGAIGEDHPPEVARWSLPEAMLRHEGGASPENLRILRARGDSMEPLVGEGDRLIVDVSPRAPATGELAVLWDGLGLVVKRVEAVTGSDPAELRLISANPLYEPYAVPAQDVHMVGKVVWVLRKA; encoded by the coding sequence ATGGAACGCGACCCCGTGCGGGAGACAGTGCGGCACCTGTTGCGGCAGAACGGGATCGCCATGCGCGAGGCCTCGCTCGCGATGGGACGGAACGCCAGCTACCTCCAGCAGTTCCTCACGCGGGGCTCGCCCGCGACCCTCCGGCGCCGCGACCGCGAGGTGCTGGCCGGCCTGCTCGGCTGCGCGCCGTCCGACCTGTGGCCCGCCGAGCCGGCCGGACCGGAGGTGCCGGCCGGCGGCATGCCCGCAGTTCCCGCCGGTGCCCCGCTGGCGGATATTCCCGAGATCGAGGTCGCTGCCGCAGCCGGGGGCGGGGCCATTGGCGAGGACCATCCGCCGGAGGTCGCGCGCTGGAGCCTCCCCGAGGCCATGCTTCGCCACGAGGGCGGGGCCTCCCCGGAGAACCTCCGCATCCTCCGGGCGAGGGGCGACTCCATGGAGCCCCTGGTCGGCGAGGGCGACCGGCTCATCGTCGACGTCTCGCCCCGCGCGCCCGCCACCGGCGAGCTGGCCGTGCTGTGGGACGGGCTCGGGCTCGTCGTCAAGCGGGTCGAGGCCGTCACTGGCAGCGACCCCGCCGAGCTCCGGCTGATCTCCGCCAACCCGCTCTATGAGCCCTACGCAGTCCCCGCGCAGGACGTGCACATGGTCGGCAAGGTCGTCTGGGTACTCAGGAAGGCGTGA
- a CDS encoding helix-turn-helix domain-containing protein: MNNERPIYVGTREAAHLLGISPRTLDRYRISGEGPVFHKFGKRVCYARTDLEDWAAARRRNSTADDGSALAGAPR; encoded by the coding sequence ATGAACAACGAACGCCCGATCTATGTCGGGACCCGCGAAGCAGCGCACTTGCTGGGGATCAGCCCCAGAACCCTCGATCGCTATCGGATCAGCGGCGAGGGGCCGGTCTTCCACAAGTTTGGAAAGAGGGTGTGCTACGCCCGGACTGATCTGGAGGATTGGGCGGCGGCCCGGCGACGCAACTCGACGGCGGACGACGGCAGCGCGCTGGCAGGAGCGCCCCGGTGA
- the traL gene encoding type IV conjugative transfer system protein TraL — protein sequence MADPARHAIPRRLDDPERWLFWTVDEAAVLMGPALLGLAANAFVPGLVAGVGGWLLLRRVKRGGGANIARYALYWFLPDFVLRLKATPPSHVRRLIG from the coding sequence GTGGCCGACCCCGCCCGCCATGCCATCCCCCGCCGGCTCGACGACCCCGAGCGGTGGCTGTTCTGGACCGTCGACGAGGCGGCGGTGCTGATGGGCCCGGCGCTCCTCGGCCTCGCGGCCAACGCCTTCGTGCCGGGCCTCGTCGCAGGGGTCGGCGGCTGGCTGCTGCTCCGCCGCGTCAAGCGGGGCGGCGGCGCGAACATCGCTCGCTACGCGCTCTACTGGTTTCTCCCGGATTTCGTGCTCCGCCTGAAGGCGACGCCGCCGAGCCATGTGCGCCGGCTCATCGGGTAG
- a CDS encoding TraE/TraK family type IV conjugative transfer system protein, with product MCAGSSGRAAVRRDVLETGLRRARDARVALAALLLLSMLANLALGVGLAGRESVTVLVPAVTGPAWEVGAGRAGQRYLEDMARTAAVTLLSLTPENAEHVREAAARLSHPSARGAISAWVAAEARRMAGRDLAAAFYPKRIEADAEGLTVDVEGELATWIGREESAREDKHYRLTFRLDAGRLGLVRFEEMK from the coding sequence ATGTGCGCCGGCTCATCGGGTAGGGCGGCCGTGCGACGCGACGTGCTGGAGACCGGGCTCCGCCGCGCCCGCGATGCGCGGGTGGCGCTGGCTGCCCTCCTGTTGCTTTCGATGCTTGCCAACCTTGCGCTCGGGGTCGGGCTCGCCGGGCGCGAATCGGTGACCGTGCTGGTACCCGCGGTGACGGGGCCGGCCTGGGAGGTCGGCGCCGGGCGCGCCGGGCAGCGGTACCTCGAGGACATGGCGCGGACGGCTGCGGTGACGCTGCTGTCGCTCACGCCGGAGAACGCGGAGCACGTCCGCGAGGCGGCCGCCCGCCTGAGCCACCCGTCGGCGCGGGGCGCGATCAGCGCCTGGGTCGCGGCCGAGGCCCGGCGCATGGCCGGGCGCGACCTGGCCGCGGCCTTCTACCCGAAGCGGATCGAAGCGGACGCGGAAGGCCTCACCGTCGACGTCGAGGGCGAGCTCGCGACCTGGATCGGGCGCGAGGAGTCCGCGCGCGAGGACAAGCACTACCGCCTCACGTTCCGCCTGGATGCCGGACGGTTGGGCCTGGTGCGCTTCGAGGAGATGAAGTGA
- a CDS encoding type-F conjugative transfer system secretin TraK — MNMYRDPVEPPSEECAAPRTSALVAACLVAVLLPAPAAAIQTLDAADHAELEAAISATGVSRVALADDRIRRVIRSPGGFDVEHDAASGDLYLRPPEGQGPDADPGTALPITLFLGTERGFTYRLTLTPDARPSAQVLIRNAAAASGPANQAHGGARRGARVAELVRLVQAAARHEFLPGYLVEAAPSRRGLRIIETWRGTRYVAHVLQAGRDIDAATLAERFGTGVAAVWVAAARDRVPQERTAVVVTEPARVGIAR; from the coding sequence ATGAACATGTACCGAGACCCGGTGGAACCGCCATCCGAAGAATGTGCCGCCCCCCGCACGTCCGCGCTCGTGGCGGCGTGCCTGGTGGCCGTCCTCCTGCCCGCGCCGGCCGCGGCCATCCAGACCCTGGATGCGGCGGACCACGCCGAGCTCGAGGCGGCGATCTCCGCCACAGGTGTGAGCCGCGTGGCCCTGGCCGACGATCGCATCCGCCGCGTCATCCGGAGCCCGGGCGGGTTCGACGTCGAGCACGATGCCGCCTCGGGCGACCTGTATCTCCGCCCGCCGGAGGGGCAGGGGCCGGATGCCGATCCCGGGACGGCGCTGCCGATCACGCTGTTCCTCGGCACCGAGCGGGGCTTCACCTATCGCCTCACCCTGACTCCCGACGCCCGTCCTTCGGCCCAGGTGCTGATCCGGAACGCCGCTGCGGCTTCCGGTCCGGCGAACCAGGCACACGGGGGCGCTCGGCGCGGCGCCCGCGTCGCGGAGCTGGTCCGGCTGGTCCAGGCCGCGGCGCGCCACGAGTTCCTGCCCGGTTACCTGGTTGAGGCCGCCCCGTCGCGGCGTGGTCTCCGCATCATCGAAACCTGGCGCGGTACGCGGTACGTGGCGCATGTGCTGCAGGCCGGTCGGGACATTGACGCGGCGACCCTTGCCGAGCGGTTCGGGACCGGCGTTGCCGCGGTCTGGGTGGCCGCCGCGCGGGACCGGGTGCCGCAGGAACGCACGGCGGTCGTCGTGACGGAGCCTGCCCGGGTTGGAATCGCCCGATGA
- a CDS encoding TraB/VirB10 family protein has translation MSAAGSDARAHAVDADAGGVRRRQLLVFSVLTAALLVALALWLGLGSGKAPPVSPSIDAELAGPDTAEEAWTRRSEARIGTIEARLREMETDARRLGAENERLREKLAVDAADARAVIDRQAAMIDDLEQFVSEGLPAVAVPGETPMFPGAAGDPAHGPGDGLPLVAPPAPLIETFELDDPSPGASAIEAWKPLSTWLPAGSHAEAVVLAGVDASAGISSQGDPRPLLLRLIGPAWTAAADGSALQVDVAGCTVTGAAHGDLSSEKVYARLRTLTCAGPEPGSVIETEVAGFIAGSGKTGVRGPVVSREGALVQKAFLAGLVSGAGQGAAQAFQPQAVATGGGDAAVANTGLMDIGRAGLGAGAASAGQKVADYLIRRAEQYQPVIQLRSGTRVSVVFLEGARLDGGLLDGQRNTGEIE, from the coding sequence ATGAGTGCGGCCGGGAGCGACGCCCGCGCGCACGCGGTCGATGCCGATGCCGGGGGCGTGCGCCGTCGTCAACTGCTGGTCTTCTCCGTCCTCACCGCAGCGCTCCTCGTGGCGCTCGCGCTGTGGCTCGGGCTGGGCAGCGGCAAGGCACCGCCTGTTTCGCCCAGCATCGATGCCGAGCTCGCTGGCCCGGACACCGCCGAGGAGGCGTGGACGCGGCGCTCCGAAGCGCGGATCGGGACGATCGAGGCCCGCCTCCGCGAGATGGAGACCGACGCGCGGCGCTTGGGTGCCGAGAACGAGCGGCTCCGCGAGAAGCTCGCCGTCGACGCGGCGGACGCGCGCGCGGTGATCGACCGCCAGGCCGCGATGATCGACGACCTGGAGCAGTTCGTGTCCGAGGGGCTGCCCGCGGTCGCGGTCCCCGGGGAGACGCCGATGTTCCCGGGCGCGGCGGGCGACCCGGCGCACGGTCCCGGCGACGGGCTCCCGCTCGTGGCGCCTCCGGCACCGCTGATCGAAACCTTCGAGCTGGACGATCCGTCCCCGGGCGCTTCGGCGATCGAGGCCTGGAAGCCGCTTTCCACGTGGCTCCCCGCCGGGAGTCACGCCGAGGCGGTCGTGCTCGCGGGCGTCGACGCCTCGGCCGGCATCTCCTCCCAGGGCGATCCGCGGCCGCTCCTGCTGCGCCTGATCGGGCCGGCCTGGACCGCGGCCGCGGACGGTTCCGCGCTCCAGGTCGACGTCGCGGGCTGCACCGTGACGGGCGCGGCGCACGGCGACTTGTCGTCGGAGAAGGTGTACGCGCGGCTCCGCACGTTGACCTGCGCTGGGCCCGAGCCCGGGAGCGTGATCGAGACGGAGGTCGCGGGATTCATCGCGGGCTCCGGCAAGACCGGCGTGCGCGGGCCGGTCGTGAGCCGCGAGGGCGCGCTGGTCCAGAAGGCGTTCCTCGCGGGGCTCGTGTCCGGCGCCGGGCAGGGGGCCGCGCAGGCGTTCCAGCCGCAGGCCGTCGCGACCGGCGGCGGTGACGCGGCGGTCGCCAACACCGGCCTCATGGACATCGGTCGGGCCGGCCTCGGGGCCGGCGCGGCGTCGGCCGGACAGAAGGTGGCCGACTACCTGATCCGCCGGGCCGAGCAGTACCAGCCGGTCATCCAGCTGCGTTCGGGCACACGCGTAAGCGTGGTGTTTCTGGAGGGTGCGCGCCTCGACGGCGGGCTGCTCGACGGTCAACGCAACACGGGAGAAATCGAATGA
- a CDS encoding TraV family lipoprotein, with protein MKTTMTRSLNAGLAAAAMVLLAGCSATHVGESWQCPLAQGTSCTSIAEADPAVPAAAARSAVLFGEPLHGARHPAGEVLPGGPSGRGEACNRDCGPLAWLTELFTGDTGNDPAPLPPEAHTTAAAAEPAAPDSAITADDSLRVPEVLGRIWIAPFVDAEGIYREAHWVRVVLEPAGWKLP; from the coding sequence ATGAAGACGACGATGACGCGGTCACTCAACGCGGGTCTGGCTGCAGCGGCAATGGTGCTGCTGGCCGGCTGCTCGGCCACCCATGTCGGCGAATCGTGGCAGTGCCCGCTGGCGCAGGGAACCTCGTGCACGAGCATCGCCGAGGCAGATCCCGCTGTGCCTGCCGCCGCCGCCCGTTCGGCTGTCCTGTTCGGCGAGCCGCTGCACGGGGCTCGCCACCCGGCGGGCGAGGTGCTGCCGGGCGGACCGAGCGGTCGCGGTGAAGCGTGCAACCGTGATTGCGGGCCGCTTGCCTGGCTCACGGAGTTGTTCACGGGCGACACCGGCAACGATCCGGCCCCGCTCCCGCCGGAAGCGCACACAACGGCCGCGGCAGCTGAACCTGCCGCGCCCGACTCCGCGATCACGGCCGACGATTCCCTCCGCGTGCCCGAGGTGCTGGGCCGCATCTGGATTGCACCCTTCGTCGACGCGGAAGGGATCTACCGCGAGGCCCACTGGGTGCGTGTGGTGCTGGAACCGGCCGGCTGGAAGCTGCCGTGA
- the traC gene encoding type IV secretion system protein TraC codes for MIGRLLELFEGPEAPASWTPPPVPAALHQLLPWRAWDERSELYVNAASIGFVLELPPFVDIDEEVAGALAGTFADAAPERCTLQVLHWASPRFGATYDAWAAPRARAGGVQARIGERRGALLQPAGWRKLHAGGPPNTLSDYRVFITACLAGPPGPAAETALGAFRRALEGTLASAGAWVRRLEPDALLSLAAELTAPDVRGADDGGIRPPPRRWAPRDPLHEQCTAPGRALTVAPTGLTFHHPDGEDVAVRVLSAIAYPDVWPSWRGNVLIGDFHRDFLQPGCPVLTALVLTTGDEAAGEKAFLKSARATQQAGTGIARYLPGLPEKARDWQAVTERIKDGEKLVRAAYLVAVYAPLDALDEAEQAVRAIYHGQGWRVTAERYVQLPSWLACLPMAAAGGLDADFERMGRMKTLLTSSAVNLAPVHGEWRGQPASPDNPPALLLVGRRGQPACWSPFANDAGNYNVAVTGKSGSGKSVLMQELVTGLVGAGGEAVVIDDGRSFQHTAEALGGAFIAFGKDPACLNPFAMIDAETAARDGDYREECFAMLAGVVGRMARRRAGIDDIEAALIDEAIAGAWDEAGNAADLDTVRAELTARGDRRAMDMATALGPWCPGGAMGRLFAGSETPELDAALTVFELAELKGRGDVQGVVLMLVVFLATQRMYHGPRTRAKAIVIDEAWDLLSGEDSKAFLEGAARRARKYRGSLITGTQSVNDYYGSPAARAAWENSDWVIFLSQKDESVELLKSEKRIHCDPGMERALKSLTTADGRYAELVLHGPDGWRVARLVLDPWSVALFSSRGPAFAAVETLKAEGLSTIEAIDRIVGGAAPERREDDSGQAGRKEPQATAAEREGEHA; via the coding sequence GTGATCGGTCGCCTGCTGGAACTCTTCGAGGGCCCGGAAGCGCCCGCGTCCTGGACCCCGCCGCCGGTGCCGGCGGCGCTCCACCAGCTGCTCCCGTGGCGCGCCTGGGACGAGCGGAGCGAGCTCTACGTGAACGCGGCGAGCATCGGCTTCGTCTTGGAACTCCCGCCGTTCGTCGACATCGACGAGGAGGTGGCGGGCGCGCTCGCGGGCACCTTCGCCGACGCCGCCCCGGAGCGATGCACCCTCCAGGTCCTGCACTGGGCGAGCCCCCGCTTCGGGGCCACGTACGATGCGTGGGCAGCGCCCCGCGCCCGCGCCGGCGGGGTCCAGGCGCGGATCGGCGAGCGCCGCGGTGCGCTCCTGCAGCCCGCCGGCTGGCGGAAGCTCCATGCCGGCGGCCCGCCGAATACGCTCTCCGACTACCGGGTCTTCATCACCGCCTGCCTGGCCGGTCCGCCGGGTCCGGCCGCGGAGACGGCGCTTGGCGCATTCCGCCGGGCGCTCGAAGGGACGCTCGCCTCGGCCGGTGCGTGGGTGCGCCGGCTCGAGCCCGACGCGCTGCTCAGCCTTGCAGCTGAACTGACCGCGCCCGACGTCCGGGGTGCTGACGACGGCGGAATCCGCCCGCCGCCCCGGCGCTGGGCCCCCCGCGACCCGCTCCACGAGCAGTGCACAGCACCTGGCAGGGCGCTCACGGTCGCCCCCACGGGGCTCACCTTCCACCACCCGGACGGCGAGGACGTGGCGGTGCGGGTGCTCTCGGCGATCGCGTATCCGGACGTGTGGCCGAGCTGGCGCGGCAACGTCCTCATCGGCGACTTCCACCGGGACTTCCTGCAGCCCGGTTGCCCCGTGCTGACGGCGCTCGTCCTCACGACGGGCGACGAGGCGGCGGGCGAGAAGGCCTTCCTCAAGTCGGCGCGCGCCACCCAGCAGGCGGGCACCGGGATTGCGCGGTACCTGCCCGGCCTGCCGGAGAAGGCACGCGACTGGCAGGCCGTTACCGAGCGCATCAAGGACGGCGAGAAGCTGGTGCGCGCGGCCTACCTGGTCGCGGTGTACGCGCCACTCGATGCATTGGACGAGGCCGAGCAGGCGGTGCGCGCGATCTACCACGGCCAGGGCTGGCGGGTCACGGCCGAACGCTACGTGCAGCTCCCCTCGTGGCTTGCGTGCCTCCCCATGGCCGCGGCGGGCGGGCTCGACGCCGATTTCGAACGGATGGGGCGGATGAAGACGCTCCTCACGTCCTCGGCGGTGAATCTCGCGCCCGTCCACGGCGAATGGCGGGGCCAACCGGCCAGTCCCGACAACCCGCCGGCACTCTTGCTTGTAGGCCGGCGGGGCCAGCCCGCGTGCTGGTCGCCGTTCGCGAACGACGCCGGCAACTACAACGTCGCGGTGACGGGCAAGTCCGGCTCGGGCAAGTCGGTCCTGATGCAGGAACTCGTGACGGGCCTGGTCGGCGCCGGCGGCGAGGCGGTCGTGATCGACGACGGGCGCTCGTTCCAGCACACGGCCGAGGCGCTGGGCGGGGCGTTCATCGCGTTCGGGAAGGACCCGGCCTGCCTCAACCCGTTCGCCATGATCGACGCGGAGACCGCCGCCCGCGACGGCGACTACCGCGAGGAGTGCTTTGCGATGCTCGCGGGCGTGGTCGGCCGCATGGCGCGCCGCCGGGCCGGCATCGACGACATCGAGGCCGCGCTCATCGACGAGGCGATTGCCGGCGCCTGGGACGAGGCCGGCAACGCGGCCGACCTCGACACGGTCCGGGCTGAACTGACCGCTCGCGGTGACCGCCGGGCGATGGACATGGCGACCGCCCTCGGTCCGTGGTGTCCGGGCGGCGCGATGGGCCGCCTTTTCGCGGGCTCGGAGACGCCGGAGCTCGATGCCGCGCTCACCGTCTTCGAGCTCGCGGAGCTGAAGGGAAGGGGCGACGTCCAGGGCGTGGTCCTGATGCTGGTGGTGTTCCTCGCGACCCAGCGGATGTACCACGGCCCACGCACGCGGGCCAAGGCGATCGTCATCGACGAGGCGTGGGATCTCCTGTCCGGCGAGGACAGCAAGGCGTTCCTCGAGGGGGCGGCGAGGCGGGCGCGGAAGTACCGGGGATCGCTCATCACCGGCACCCAGTCGGTCAACGACTACTACGGCTCCCCCGCCGCCCGGGCGGCCTGGGAGAACAGCGACTGGGTCATTTTCTTGAGCCAGAAGGACGAGTCGGTCGAGCTGCTGAAATCCGAAAAGCGCATCCACTGCGATCCGGGCATGGAGAGGGCGCTGAAATCCCTCACCACCGCCGACGGCCGCTATGCCGAGCTGGTCTTGCACGGCCCGGACGGCTGGCGGGTGGCGCGGCTCGTGCTCGATCCGTGGTCGGTCGCGCTCTTTTCGTCGCGGGGGCCCGCGTTTGCCGCCGTCGAGACGCTGAAGGCAGAGGGGCTCAGCACCATCGAGGCCATCGATCGAATCGTCGGTGGCGCTGCTCCCGAACGGCGCGAAGACGACTCCGGCCAGGCCGGCCGGAAGGAACCACAAGCAACGGCTGCCGAACGGGAAGGAGAGCACGCATGA
- a CDS encoding TrbI F-type domain-containing protein gives MPRGVDSRRLAEGLPAVDLPAAACTLVLAAAVAAAVAVAMVRLTQPDPPRIASVRLGELTARFALDVASDASSGEAATAEARRWAAALEQALRATAERHGAVLLPARAVAAGALDLTADVELTLLRLLEEPEADAGVAPTGTRP, from the coding sequence ATGCCGCGCGGGGTTGATTCCCGCCGGCTCGCGGAGGGCCTGCCGGCCGTCGACCTGCCGGCGGCCGCCTGCACGCTGGTGCTGGCCGCCGCCGTTGCGGCTGCCGTCGCGGTGGCCATGGTGCGCCTCACGCAGCCGGACCCGCCGCGGATCGCGAGCGTGCGGCTCGGCGAACTGACCGCCCGCTTCGCGCTCGACGTGGCCAGTGACGCCAGTTCCGGGGAAGCGGCGACAGCGGAGGCCCGGCGCTGGGCCGCGGCCCTCGAACAGGCACTCCGAGCGACCGCAGAGCGGCACGGTGCGGTCCTGCTGCCGGCCCGGGCCGTTGCAGCAGGCGCGCTCGACCTGACGGCCGATGTCGAGCTGACACTTCTCCGTTTGCTGGAAGAGCCCGAGGCGGATGCAGGGGTTGCGCCGACAGGAACACGGCCATGA
- a CDS encoding S26 family signal peptidase yields the protein MTTRSRNRVVVAMASLAALWLLAASRVHVNASWSDGAWGYLALPIVGDPGIGDVVLFDPPAGIGADVPYLKTVRGLPGARIEVWSDRAVSVDGLVLGIAKTEARDGRPLAAIAPGPVPPGHYFLHGPHRDSHDSRYAEIGFVPREGVRARAVALPDLPWLGLEGPLVGPEDPAP from the coding sequence ATGACGACGCGATCCCGCAACCGGGTGGTCGTGGCCATGGCCTCGCTTGCGGCATTGTGGCTGTTGGCCGCTTCGCGCGTGCACGTCAACGCAAGCTGGTCGGACGGGGCCTGGGGCTACCTCGCGCTGCCGATCGTTGGGGATCCCGGCATCGGCGACGTCGTCCTGTTCGACCCGCCGGCGGGGATCGGCGCGGACGTGCCGTACCTGAAGACCGTGCGCGGGCTGCCCGGCGCGCGCATCGAGGTCTGGTCTGATCGCGCGGTGTCGGTCGACGGCCTGGTGCTCGGAATTGCCAAGACGGAGGCCCGCGACGGCCGTCCGCTCGCAGCGATCGCGCCCGGCCCGGTGCCGCCCGGCCACTACTTCCTCCACGGGCCGCATCGCGACAGCCACGACAGCCGCTACGCCGAGATCGGGTTCGTCCCGCGCGAGGGCGTCCGGGCGCGGGCCGTGGCGTTGCCCGATCTGCCGTGGCTTGGCCTGGAAGGGCCCCTGGTCGGACCGGAGGATCCGGCCCCGTGA
- a CDS encoding TraU family protein — protein sequence MSLRLLTLPAAVLLMGLASPAAAQSCTGRFVNPIADVCWECLFPISIGPISIGSASGAPDTPNPSSPICLCGSPIPRIGLSLGVWEPARLVDVTRIPWCFPNLGGLTINPGFHAARGRTGSSGGDGAAGSVWHAHLYVYPLLSWIGALLDMGCLEAGSFDIAWTSELDPAWLDDELSFLLNPEAALFANLPAQAACAADCTAASTGLPLDALFWCAGCQGGMYPLTGNVAAHVGGVQASLLAGQRLLYRLHRAGLAWGTSGSAALCARYPMPVMRKSQYRWQMSQPVPATSPLTGCNPTGRSSVLWETMRELPVAGENFGYLLWRKRNCCFL from the coding sequence ATGAGCCTCCGTCTGCTCACCCTCCCGGCCGCGGTGCTGTTGATGGGCCTGGCTTCCCCGGCCGCGGCACAGTCCTGCACCGGCCGCTTCGTGAACCCGATCGCCGACGTCTGCTGGGAGTGCCTGTTCCCGATCTCGATCGGGCCGATCTCCATCGGCAGCGCTTCCGGCGCGCCCGACACCCCGAACCCGTCCTCGCCGATCTGCCTCTGCGGCTCGCCGATCCCGCGCATCGGCCTCTCCCTCGGGGTCTGGGAGCCGGCGAGGCTCGTGGACGTGACGCGCATCCCATGGTGTTTCCCGAACCTCGGCGGACTCACGATCAATCCGGGCTTCCACGCGGCGCGCGGCCGGACGGGTTCCTCGGGCGGCGACGGCGCGGCGGGATCCGTCTGGCACGCGCACCTTTATGTGTACCCGCTCCTCTCCTGGATCGGGGCGCTCCTCGACATGGGCTGCCTCGAGGCCGGCAGCTTCGACATCGCGTGGACCTCAGAGCTCGACCCCGCGTGGCTCGACGACGAGCTGTCGTTCCTCCTCAACCCCGAGGCGGCGCTCTTCGCGAACCTCCCGGCGCAGGCCGCGTGCGCGGCCGACTGCACGGCCGCATCCACGGGGCTACCGCTCGACGCGCTCTTCTGGTGCGCTGGGTGCCAGGGCGGGATGTATCCGCTCACCGGCAACGTGGCGGCGCACGTGGGCGGGGTGCAGGCGTCGCTCCTCGCCGGCCAGCGCCTGCTCTACCGGCTGCACCGCGCCGGGCTCGCCTGGGGCACCTCGGGCTCGGCGGCGCTCTGCGCCCGGTACCCGATGCCGGTCATGCGGAAGTCGCAGTACCGCTGGCAAATGTCGCAGCCGGTGCCGGCGACGTCGCCGCTCACAGGCTGCAACCCGACGGGCCGGTCGTCGGTGCTCTGGGAGACGATGCGCGAGCTCCCTGTGGCCGGCGAAAACTTCGGCTACCTGCTGTGGCGCAAGCGCAACTGCTGTTTCCTGTGA